In Streptacidiphilus sp. P02-A3a, the DNA window GAGGGGTATCCGGCGGTGACGGCGCCCTCGAAGAACTCACCGTCGCCCCAGATGCTGTTGTCCCCGCCGGTGCCCAACTCGATGGAGGGCTGGACCTTCATCGGGTCGTAGCCGCTGGGCAACGCTCCCGAATAGGACTCGGTCAGCCCGCCCTGCTGCCCGTTGCCGTACTTCAGGGTGAAGTTGGTCGTCCCGTTGTTCTTCTCCCAGGCGGAGACGAACGAGCCGCTCTCGGCGGGGATGGACGAGGGGTTGGCACCGGTGTCGCTGAAGTACATGCCGTTCTCCAGGTCGCCGCCCACCCACGGACCGGGGCCGCTGCAGTTCTGGGTCCAGCAGTCGGTGCCGTAGTAGATCGCGTTCATGGTGGCGTTGCCGTCGTCGCTGTCGTTCGCCTCGCCCGAGCCGAAGTCGAAGCAGCAGCCGTTGCTGGTGACGTTCGAGGAGGTCATCAGGTAGACGCCCTCGGGCTGCGAGCCGGTGGGCACGTTCTTCGCGTCGTCAATGCGGTACCCGGTGCCCTGGGCGTCGAACAGGGCGCCGTACGCGGGCCGGCCGTCGACCGTCACCGGCAGCGCCATCGCGGGCGAACCGATGTCCGAGCCGTTCGGACCGGGGCCCGCGATCCCGCCCGAGCAGCCCGAGCAGGCGGTGCCCTGCGAGATGGGCAGGTTGTTGCCGTTGGAGGTCTGGTCGTAGATCTCGGTGACGGTGCAGCTCGTGCCGGAGCAGAACGAGACCTGCGGGGCGGAGTCGACCACCCCGCCGGTGGATCCCGGACCGATGTTCAGGTAGCTGCCGTCGGAGGTTCGCTGGAGCTGGTACAGCGGTCCGTCGTAGGCCGCGAACAGGGCCCGGGTCATGCTGTACGCCGCTTCGCACGGTGTACCGCCGGCGGCGTAGACGTCGCAGGGCAGGGACGACGCGGCGGCCGAGGCGGGCGCCACCGCCCCGAGGGCGGGTACGGCGATCACCGCCACCAGCAGCAACACGACTGCCAGCCGCAGCCTGCGCCAGGTCACACGTAACGAGGACATGGTGAACCTCCAGGCCGGGGCGGCCGATCGCGTCGTGGGACGGCCCGGTCGGTCGCGCCTGACTCGCGAGGCCGACCGGGCCGCCGTGGGGTTCCGCTTCCGGTGCCTCGGAGCGGGGTGGAACGCGCGCCGTGGGAAGACGACCAGGTAGACGATTCGTATCATCCGGCGCAGCACACATATTCAGACTGCTCCAGGAAGAAGTCAAGGAAAATGCCAAGGATCGTGACATGCCCTGGTATCCAAAAACCCAGAGCTGGTGGTGCACCAGGCCGTCAGCGGCGAGCCCAGCAGCTGACCTCCGATACGACTGACTCCGGACTTCCCCTTGGACGTCTGGCGATCGTCCGCCTAGAGTTAAGTTCAAAGACGGAGAATTGGTGGTCAGCGGACGGCGTCGGCCGCGGGAGAGCGGCACGGTGCGCTCGCGGGCCTGCGCTCGCGGGCCCGCGCGGAGGCGGGCCCGCAGGGGGCCTGACGAGCCCCTACGATGCGAGCATCTCGTTGCGGCGCCTACCTTCCGGGGAGCCTTCCATTCCGACGCACATGAACCTTCGAGACGAAGGCCGACTGCGGGTCCTGCAGGCGCTGCACGCCACCGGCGGGACCAGTCGGCCGGAGCTGGTGCGGCTGACCAAGCTGTCCCGAGCGACCGTCTACGCCCTCGTCACCGACCTGATCGCCTCCGGCCTGGTCCGCGAGGAGAGCGGGTCGGCCGAGCCGGAGAACCGTTCGCTGGGCCGGCCCGCGCAGGTGCTGACCCTGCAACCGACCGCCGCGTACGCGGTAGGGGCGGACATCGGCCACACCCACGTCCGCGTCGCGCTGTGCGACCTGTACGGCGTACCCGTCTGGGACCACGTCGAGGCCGTCGAAGTCGACCGGGCCCCGCAGGCCACCCTCGACCTGGCCGCCGAGCTGGTCCACCAGGCGCTGCGGGAGTGCGACGCCCCGATCGAGCGGGTGCTCGGCCTCGGCGTCGGGATCGCCTCCCCCGTCGGCGGGGACGGCGCCATGGTCGCCGAGGGGATCATGCCCGGCTGGACCGACGTGCGGCCGGGGCACGAGCTGGAGCGGCGCACCGGAATCCCCAGCCAGCTGATCAACGACGCCAACGCCGGGGCCCTGGCCGAGCACCTCTACGGCGCCGGCCGGGGCATCGACAACATGGTCTACGTACGCCTGTCCGCCGGTATCGGCGCCGGCATCGTGGCCGCCGGGCAGCTGCTGCTCGGCGTCAGCGGTCTGGCCGGGGAGATCGGGCACCTGCTGGCGATCGAGGACGGCCTGATCTGCCGCTGCGGCAACCGCGGCTGCCTGGAGACCATCGCCAGCCCGATAGCCATCGCCCGTCTGCTGCGCGACAGTTGGGACCACCCGGTCGCCCCCGACGAGCTGCCGGGGCTGCTCAGGGAGAACCGGGCGGGGGCCCGGCGGGCCGTGGAGGACGCCGGGGCGGCGGTGGGACGTGCCCTGGCGGGCGTGGTCACCCTGATCAACCCGCAGTTGATCGTCGTCGGCGGCGACCTGGCCGCGATCGGCGAGCCCCTGTTCGAATCGATGCGGCTCGCCATCGCCCGGCACGCGCTGCCGCACGCCGGTGCCCAGGTCCGGATCGTGGCCGGCGAACTCGGCCCGCGGGCCGAGGTGCGCGGCGCGGCCGGGCGGGTGCTCGCCCAGGCACCCCACCTGCTGGCCCTCACCAGCGGCGCCGACCCGCACGAACTACCCGCCTGACCCTTCCTCGTGCGTGCCGTCTCCCTGCGACATGCCCGTTCGGTGCCAGTGGGGTTGCCGTCGGTGACGTCGTGTCAGTCCGGTGGTGGTTGCCGATCAGATGGCCGGAGCAGGTTTTGGGGCGCGGTGACCGCGCTGGTCAAGGTGCTGTCTCCGGGTTGGCCGTGGTGGGCGGGTCCGGGTGCGGCAGTCGTGTGCCTCATGGTCTGCATATGCGGCAAGTGGGCGTGGCACCGGCGAAGCGCGACGCTCGCCTGTACCGCGGCACCTACGATCGCGTAGTAGATCAAGCTCTGCGATAATCCCCACGTGGGACGCGGGGATCCGACCACCGCACTGTCGGCCGTTGGAGTCTCCCCTGATCCATGTGGGCATTCACCGCCGGCCACGCGACGCGAGGCCATGAAGCAGGGGGCTGAAACACACGTGACCTTGCTGAGAGATGCACTGACGGGCAATCACTACCCAGGCCGCGGCGTGCTGTGGTGCAGGACCGGCGACGGCACCATGCTCGGCGCCTACTTCCTCACCGGGCGCAGTCCCGCGTCCCAGGCCCGCACCCTGCAGCGCACCGCCGGAGACGAGCTGATCGTCGCCCCTGCGGACGCGCGCCAGCATGACCATCTTCGGCACTACGTTGCCGCCCGTCAGAGCGGGGACTTGCTGATCTTCGGCAACGGGGAGCAGGTCTCCACGGTCTCCGACCGCCTCGGTTCGGGGCTGGCCCCGATCCTGGCCCTGGACGAGCTGGACTACGAACCAGACCCGCCGATCTTCACTCCACGCCTGACGGTAATCGCGGACAACCACGAGGGCGGTCAGGCATGGTTCGGCGCCGCCCGGCACAGCACGGGGAGCCGCGCCGCCACCAACCGGCTCACCCTCCACGTCAGCGACCTGGCTCCTGGTGAGGGAGTGCTCATGACGACCTATCACTCCGACAGGCAAGGTATCGCTACCGGCGCCCCCTTCACGGAGGTCCGGACAACCGAGGACAACCGCACCGACCTGCTGGACGAGCTGTGGTCGGCCCTGCCACCCGAACTCCGGATCGCGGCGGCGGTCTTCGCGCCCGGAGGGCTCGCGAGCGCCGACATTCGACAAGCAGCCGAGACTCGCGTCTGACGATTGCCCGGCGCCGATTCCGAGCTCGGTGCCGGACGTCCCCGCGGCAAGAGCCACTTCAGGAACAGGGACGCGGCTGGCGGATCCCGCCGAGCACGGCGTCCACCACCGCCTGGCGTCCGAACTCGTACCGCAGCTGCCCCGCTGGCGCAGCGTCGGATCGGCGCGCAGGAGCCGCTCCACGAGTGCCCGCTCGACCGGGTAGCCCTCGTGGCGGTAGGACAGCTCGGCACAGACGGCGGCTGCCCGCGCGTGCGGCGACCGGCACCTGCTGTACCCGGGATGCTCGGCACACGGTGCTCCGTAGCCCGGGATCATGATCGTCGATCGCTGTCGTCCTTGCCCTGGGTCAGCGCCGACCTGGCCCAGGGCAATTGCCACCGCAGCGTGATTCTCTGGCGAGGTTGAGCCTTCGGGCCTGTCTTCGGCACGATCACCCCGGGTCCGGCCGGCGCTAACCCTGGGTGAGAACCGCCGCCGATCGGGAACTCCACTATGACCGCGTCGCTCCCTGCGGCCAGAGGACTCGCACTGGCACGCCCATG includes these proteins:
- a CDS encoding arabinofuranosidase catalytic domain-containing protein, whose translation is MSSLRVTWRRLRLAVVLLLVAVIAVPALGAVAPASAAASSLPCDVYAAGGTPCEAAYSMTRALFAAYDGPLYQLQRTSDGSYLNIGPGSTGGVVDSAPQVSFCSGTSCTVTEIYDQTSNGNNLPISQGTACSGCSGGIAGPGPNGSDIGSPAMALPVTVDGRPAYGALFDAQGTGYRIDDAKNVPTGSQPEGVYLMTSSNVTSNGCCFDFGSGEANDSDDGNATMNAIYYGTDCWTQNCSGPGPWVGGDLENGMYFSDTGANPSSIPAESGSFVSAWEKNNGTTNFTLKYGNGQQGGLTESYSGALPSGYDPMKVQPSIELGTGGDNSIWGDGEFFEGAVTAGYPSDATENAVQAGLVAAGYSHNVTDVPTTASVVSLKAHANGDYVDSAGSGTSLIANSTSIGADQTFDLLTNPDGTVSLRAHSDGDYVTAPNAGAAPLIAGSTAIGSAETFDLIDNPDGSVSFRAHANGDIVTADNAGASPLIANRTAIGPWEEFDVVRDTVPVSFRAHANGDIVTADNAGASPLIANRTAVGPWETFDLIGDPDGSVSLLARANNEYVTAGASALIANSASIGYAQEFSLIDNADGSVSLKAHANGEIVTADGAGADPLIANRSAIGPWEEFDLIDD
- a CDS encoding ROK family transcriptional regulator, which translates into the protein MNLRDEGRLRVLQALHATGGTSRPELVRLTKLSRATVYALVTDLIASGLVREESGSAEPENRSLGRPAQVLTLQPTAAYAVGADIGHTHVRVALCDLYGVPVWDHVEAVEVDRAPQATLDLAAELVHQALRECDAPIERVLGLGVGIASPVGGDGAMVAEGIMPGWTDVRPGHELERRTGIPSQLINDANAGALAEHLYGAGRGIDNMVYVRLSAGIGAGIVAAGQLLLGVSGLAGEIGHLLAIEDGLICRCGNRGCLETIASPIAIARLLRDSWDHPVAPDELPGLLRENRAGARRAVEDAGAAVGRALAGVVTLINPQLIVVGGDLAAIGEPLFESMRLAIARHALPHAGAQVRIVAGELGPRAEVRGAAGRVLAQAPHLLALTSGADPHELPA
- a CDS encoding IMP cyclohydrolase is translated as MTLLRDALTGNHYPGRGVLWCRTGDGTMLGAYFLTGRSPASQARTLQRTAGDELIVAPADARQHDHLRHYVAARQSGDLLIFGNGEQVSTVSDRLGSGLAPILALDELDYEPDPPIFTPRLTVIADNHEGGQAWFGAARHSTGSRAATNRLTLHVSDLAPGEGVLMTTYHSDRQGIATGAPFTEVRTTEDNRTDLLDELWSALPPELRIAAAVFAPGGLASADIRQAAETRV